A window of Ranitomeya variabilis isolate aRanVar5 chromosome 2, aRanVar5.hap1, whole genome shotgun sequence contains these coding sequences:
- the LOC143809187 gene encoding uncharacterized protein LOC143809187, translated as MRAIWERIHTTISSMRSTELIYRREPTHPAYSTWQRRQSPPPSYSTRQRPPPPPAYSTWQQPPPPPAYSTWQRPRPPPAYSTWQRPQSPPPAYSPWQQPQSPPPAYSTSQRPQSPPPAYSTWQRPQSPPPAYSTWQRPQSPAPAYSTWQRPQSPPPAYSTWQRPQSPPPAYSTWQRPQSPPPAYSTWQRPQSPPPAYSTWQRPQSPPPAYFTWQRPQSPAPAYSTWQRPQSPPPAYSTWQQPQSPPPAYSTWQRPQSPPPAYFTWQRPQSPPPAYSTWQRPQSPPPAYSTWQQPQSPPPAYSTWQRPQSPPPAYSTRQRPPPPPAYSTWQQPPPPPAYSTWQRPQSPPPAYSTWQRPQSTPPVYSTWQRPQSPPPAYSTWQRPKSLPAAYSTWQRPQSPPPAYFTWQRPQSPPPAYSTWQRPQSPPPAYSTWQRPQSPPPAYSRWQRPPPPAYSTWQRPPPSSAYSTWQRPPPPPAYSTWQRPQSPPPAYSTWQRPPPPPAYSTWQRPPPAYSTWQRPQSPPPAYSTWQQPPPPPAYSTWQRPPPPPAYSIWQRPPPPPAYSTWQRPPPPAYSTWQRPPSPPAYSI; from the exons ATGAGAGCAATTTGGGAAAGAATTCAT acgacaatttccagCATGAGAT CTACAGAACTAATTTACAG GAGAGAACCAACACATCCAGCATATTCCACGTGGCAGCGACGACAATCACCACCTCCATCCTATTCCACCAGGCAACGACCACCACCACCTCCAGCTTATTCTACCTGGCAGCAACCACCACCACCTCCAGCCTattccacctggcagcgaccacgACCACCTCCAGCCTATTCCACCTGGCAGAGACCACAATCACCACCTCCAGCCTATTCCCCCTGGCAGCAACCACAATCACCACCTCCAGCCTATTCTACCTCGCAACGACCACAATCACCACCTCCAGCCTATTCCACCTGGCAACGACCACAATCACCACCTCCAGCCTATTCCACCTGGCAACGACCGCAATCACCAGCTCCAGCCTATTCCACCTGGCAGAGACCACAATCACCACCTCCAGCCTattccacctggcagcgaccacaATCACCACCTCCAGCCTATTCCACCTGGCAACGACCGCAATCACCACCTCCAGCCTATTCCACCTGGCAGAGACCACAATCACCACCTCCAGCCTattccacctggcagcgaccacaATCACCACCTCCAGCCTATTTCACCTGGCAGAGACCACAATCACCAGCTCCAGCCTATTCCACCTGGCAACGACCACAATCACCACCTCCAGCCTATTCCACCTGGCAACAACCACAATCACCACCTCCAGCCTattccacctggcagcgaccacaATCACCACCTCCAGCCTATTTCACCTGGCAGAGACCACAATCACCACCTCCAGCCTATTCCACCTGGCAACGACCACAATCACCACCTCCAGCCTATTCCACCTGGCAACAACCACAATCACCACCTCCAGCCTattccacctggcagcgaccacaATCACCACCTCCAGCCTATTCCACCAGGCAACGACCACCACCACCTCCAGCTTATTCTACCTGGCAGCAACCACCACCACCTCCAGCCTATTCCACCTGGCAGAGACCACAATCACCACCTCCAGCCTATTCCACCTGGCAACGACCGCAATCAACACCTCCAGTCTATTCCACCTGGCAGAGACCACAATCACCACCTCCAGCCTattccacctggcagcgaccaAAATCACTACCTGCAGCCTATTCCACCTGGCAGAGACCACAATCACCACCTCCAGCCTATTTCACCTGGCAGAGACCACAATCACCACCTCCAGCCTATTCCACTTGGCAGCGACCACAATCACCACCTCCAGCCTATTCCACCTGGCAACGACCACAATCACCACCTCCAGCCTATTCCAGATGGCAGCGACCACCACCTCCAGCCTattccacctggcagcgaccaccaccatcttcagcctattccacctggcagcgaccaccaccaCCTCCAGCCTATTCCACCTGGCAGAGACCACAATCACCACCTCCAGCTTATTCtacctggcagcgaccaccaccacctccagcctattccacctggcagcgaccacctCCAGCCTATTCCACCTGGCAGAGACCACAATCACCACCTCCAGCCTATTCCACCTGGCAGCAGCCACCACCACCTCCAGCCTattccacctggcagcgaccaccaccaCCTCCAGCCTATTCCATCTGGCAGCGGCCACCACCACCTCCAGCCTattccacctggcagcgaccaccacctccagcctattccacctggcagcgaccaccatCACCTCCAGCCTATTCCATCTGA